Proteins co-encoded in one Saccharomyces cerevisiae S288C chromosome II, complete sequence genomic window:
- the AVT5 gene encoding amino acid transporter (Putative transporter; member of a family of seven S. cerevisiae genes (AVT1-7) related to vesicular GABA-glycine transporters; AVT5 has a paralog, AVT6, that arose from the whole genome duplication) — protein MPSNVRSGVLTLLHTACGAGVLAMPFAFKPFGLMPGLITLTFCGICSLCGLLLQTRIAKYVPKSENASFAKLTQLINPSISVVFDFAIAVKCFGVGVSYLIIVGDLVPQIVQSIFYRNDDNMSGSQEHHMFLDRRLYITLIIVFVISPLCFKRSLNSLRYASMIAIVSVAYLSGLIIYHFVNRHQLERGQVYFMVPHGDSQSHSPLTTLPIFVFAYTCHHNMFSVINEQVDKSFKVIRRIPIFAIVLAYFLYIIIGGTGYMTFGENIVGNILTLYPNSISTTIGRLAMLLLVMLAFPLQCHPCRSSVKNIIIFIENFRKGKLYDNRASFIPLDNFNSEDPQEAPTQQNNEEPNLRSESLRHINIITLCILLFSYLLAISITSLAKVLAIVGATGSTSISFILPGLFGYKLIGSEFTGTNERVPTSIKIFKYLSLSLFIWGIAVMVASLSAIVFLGTSSH, from the coding sequence ATGCCGTCAAACGTACGTTCGGGAGTCTTAACTTTGCTCCATACAGCATGTGGAGCAGGCGTACTTGCAATGCCGTTTGCATTCAAGCCATTTGGGTTAATGCCTGGTCTGATAACGCTAACATTTTGCGGAATATGTTCCTTATGTGGGCTGCTATTACAGACTCGAATAGCGAAGTACGTACCTAAATCTGAGAACGCCTCGTTTGCTAAACTCACCCAACTAATCAATCCGTCAATAAGTGTAGTGTTCGATTTTGCCATTGCTGTTAAATGTTTTGGCGTTGGTGTATCTTACTTAATTATTGTTGGTGACTTAGTGCCACAGATAGTGCAGTCAATTTTTTATCGTAACGATGATAACATGAGTGGTTCGCAAGAGCATCACATGTTCTTAGACAGGCGTTTGTATATAACTCTGATCATAGTGTTTGTTATCTCCCCTTTATGCTTTAAAAGAAGTTTGAATTCTCTACGATATGCTTCTATGATTGCCATTGTTAGTGTCGCATATTTATCTGGTTTGATTATTTACCATTTTGTAAATCGGCATCAGCTAGAGAGAGGGCAAGTATATTTTATGGTACCTCACGGAGATTCTCAGTCTCATTCTCCCCTGACTACATTGCCAATTTTTGTGTTTGCTTACACTTGTCACCACAATATGTTCAGTGTAATTAATGAGCAAGTGGATAAGAGCTTCAAGGTAATCAGGAGGATTCCGATTTTTGCCATCGTGTTGGCCTATTTTTTATACATCATAATTGGTGGTACAGGTTATATGACATTTGGTGAGAATATTGTAGGAAATATCCTCACTTTATACCCGAATTCCATCTCCACCACCATCGGGAGGTTAGCAATGCTGCTATTAGTTATGTTAGCATTTCCATTGCAATGCCATCCTTGCAGATCATCGGTAAAAAACATaattatattcattgaaaatttcagaaaagGTAAGTTATACGATAACAGAGCTAGCTTTATTCCATTAGACAACTTTAATAGTGAAGATCCGCAGGAGGCGCCAACCCAACAAAACAACGAAGAGCCAAATCTGCGTAGTGAGTCTTTACGGCATATCAATATTATCACCCTTTGTATCTTACTGTTCTCATATCTACTGGCTATTTCAATTACGTCTCTAGCAAAAGTCCTAGCAATAGTTGGTGCCACGGGATCTACGTCgatttctttcattttgcCAGGCCTTTTTGGTTATAAATTAATTGGCTCAGAATTTACGGGCACGAATGAAAGAGTACCGACAAgcataaaaatattcaaatacTTAAGTTTATCTCTATTCATCTGGGGGATAGCAGTAATGGTAGCTTCACTATCAGCGATTGTATTTTTGGGCACATCATCACATTGA
- the MRP21 gene encoding mitochondrial 37S ribosomal protein bS21m MRP21 (Mitochondrial ribosomal protein of the small subunit; MRP21 exhibits genetic interactions with mutations in the COX2 and COX3 mRNA 5'-untranslated leader sequences) → MLKSTLRLSRISLRRGFTTIDCLRQQNSDIDKIILNPIKLAQGSNSDRGQTSKSKTDNADILSMEIPVDMMQSAGRINKRELLSEAEIARSSVENAQMRFNSGKSIIVNKNNPAESFKRLNRIMFENNIPGDKRSQRFYMKPGKVAELKRSQRHRKEFMMGFKRLIEIVKDAKRKGY, encoded by the coding sequence ATGTTGAAGAGCACGCTGAGGCTTTCAAGAATCTCTCTCAGAAGAGGTTTCACAACGATCGACTGTTTACGCCAACAAAATTCGGATATCGATAAAATCATACTAAATCCAATCAAATTAGCTCAGGGAAGCAACAGCGATCGTGGCCAAACCTCTAAAAGCAAAACTGATAATGCAGATATTTTATCAATGGAAATTCCAGTAGATATGATGCAATCTGCTGGGAGAATAAACAAGAGGGAGCTTCTATCCGAGGCGGAAATTGCTAGAAGTAGCGTGGAGAATGCACAAATGAGATTCAATTCTGGAAAATCTATAATCGTGAATAAGAACAACCCTGCAGAATCATTTAAGAGATTAAACAGGATCATGTTTGAGAACAATATTCCCGGAGATAAAAGAAGTCAACGGTTTTACATGAAGCCGGGGAAAGTGGCTGAATTGAAGAGATCTCAAAGGCATAGGAAGGAATTCATGATGGGCTTCAAGAGGTTGATTGAAATTGTTAAAGATGCCAAGAGGAAAGGATACTAA
- the MAP2 gene encoding methionine aminopeptidase (Methionine aminopeptidase; catalyzes the cotranslational removal of N-terminal methionine from nascent polypeptides; function is partially redundant with that of Map1p), with protein MTDAEIENSPASDLKELNLENEGVEQQDQAKADESDPVESKKKKNKKKKKKKSNVKKIELLFPDGKYPEGAWMDYHQDFNLQRTTDEESRYLKRDLERAEHWNDVRKGAEIHRRVRRAIKDRIVPGMKLMDIADMIENTTRKYTGAENLLAMEDPKSQGIGFPTGLSLNHCAAHFTPNAGDKTVLKYEDVMKVDYGVQVNGNIIDSAFTVSFDPQYDNLLAAVKDATYTGIKEAGIDVRLTDIGEAIQEVMESYEVEINGETYQVKPCRNLCGHSIAPYRIHGGKSVPIVKNGDTTKMEEGEHFAIETFGSTGRGYVTAGGEVSHYARSAEDHQVMPTLDSAKNLLKTIDRNFGTLPFCRRYLDRLGQEKYLFALNNLVRHGLVQDYPPLNDIPGSYTAQFEHTILLHAHKKEVVSKGDDY; from the coding sequence atgacaGACGCtgaaatagaaaattcCCCTGCTTCTGatttaaaagaattgaaTTTGGAGAATGAAGGCGTTGAACAGCAAGACCAGGCAAAAGCTGACGAGTCAGACCCAGtagaaagcaaaaagaagaagaacaagaaaaagaagaagaagaaaagcaatGTGAAGAAGATTGAATTACTGTTTCCAGATGGAAAGTACCCAGAAGGTGCGTGGATGGACTATCATCAAGATTTCAATCTGCAAAGAACCACGGATGAAGAATCACgttatttgaaaagggaTCTGGAAAGGGCCGAACATTGGAATGATGTCAGAAAGGGTGCTGAGATACATCGTCGTGTGAGAAGGGCCATCAAGGACAGAATCGTTCCTGGGATGAAGTTAATGGATATCGCTGACATGATCGAAAATACTACAAGAAAGTATACAGGTGCCGAAAATTTATTAGCGATGGAGGATCCCAAATCTCAAGGTATTGGGTTTCCAACGGGTCTCTCTCTCAACCATTGTGCTGCACATTTCACACCCAATGCAGGCGACAAAACCGTTCTGAAATACGAAGACGTGATGAAGGTAGATTATGGTGTGCAGGTAAACGGTAACATCATTGATTCTGCCTTTACTGTTTCCTTTGATCCACAATACGATAACCTGCTAGCCGCTGTAAAGGACGCTACTTACACGGGTATTAAAGAAGCGGGTATCGATGTGAGATTAACCGACATCGGTGAAGCCATCCAAGAAGTTATGGAATCCTACGAAGTGGAAATCAATGGTGAGACTTACCAGGTTAAACCTTGTCGTAATCTATGTGGCCACAGTATCGCACCATATCGTATCCACGGCGGTAAATCCGTTCCCATCGTCAAAAATGGGGACACTACAAAAATGGAGGAAGGTGAGCACTTTGCCATTGAAACTTTTGGTTCTACTGGTAGAGGTTATGTTACTGCCGGTGGGGAAGTTTCTCATTATGCCAGATCTGCTGAAGACCATCAGGTAATGCCCACGTTAGACAGCGCCAAGAACTTGTTAAAAACGATAGACCGCAACTTTGGGACTTTACCGTTCTGTCGCCGATACCTAGACAGACTTGGCCAAGAGAAATACTTATTTGCGTTGAATAACTTGGTTAGACACGGTTTAGTACAGGATTATCCACCATTGAACGATATCCCCGGATCCTACACTGCACAATTCGAACACACCATCTTGTTGCATGCTCACAAAAAGGAAGTCGTTTCGAAAGGTGATGACTACTGA
- the RPL32 gene encoding 60S ribosomal protein eL32 RPL32 (Ribosomal 60S subunit protein L32; overexpression disrupts telomeric silencing; homologous to mammalian ribosomal protein L32, no bacterial homolog), producing the protein MASLPHPKIVKKHTKKFKRHHSDRYHRVAENWRKQKGIDSVVRRRFRGNISQPKIGYGSNKKTKFLSPSGHKTFLVANVKDLETLTMHTKTYAAEIAHNISAKNRVVILARAKALGIKVTNPKGRLALEA; encoded by the coding sequence ATGGCCTCCTTACCTCACCCAAAGATTGTCAAGAAGCACACCAAGAAGTTCAAGCGTCATCACTCTGACCGTTACCACAGAGTTGCTGAAAACTGGAGAAAGCAAAAGGGTATTGACTCTGTTGTTAGAAGAAGATTCAGAGGTAACATCTCTCAACCAAAGATCGGTTACGGTTCTAACAAGAAGACCAAGTTTTTGTCACCATCTGGTCACAAGACTTTCTTAGTCGCTAACGTTAAGGATTTGGAAACCTTGACCATGCACACCAAGACTTACGCCGCTGAAATTGCTCACAACATCTCCGCTAAGAACAGAGTTGTCATTTTGGCTAGAGCTAAGGCTTTGGGTATCAAGGTCACCAACCCAAAGGGTCGTTTGGCTTTGGAAGCTTAA
- the SCS22 gene encoding phospholipid metabolism-regulating protein SCS22 (Cytosolic protein involved in the regulation of phospholipid metabolism; one of 6 proteins (Ist2p, Scs2p, Scs22p, Tcb1p, Tcb2p, Tcb3p) that connect the ER and plasma membrane (PM); regulates PI4P levels by controlling access of Sac1p to PM substrate PI4P; VAMP-associated protein (VAP) homolog; role in NVJ integrity and micronucleophagy; SCS22 has a paralog, SCS2, that arose from the whole genome duplication) — protein sequence MRIVPEKLVFKAPLNKQSTEYIKLENDGEKRVIFKVRTSAPTKYCVRPNVAIIGAHESVNVQIVFLGLPKSTADDEMDQKRDKFLIVTLPIPAAYQNVEDGELLSDWPNLEEQYKDDIVFKKIKIFHSVLPKRKPSGNHDAESARAPSAGNGQSLSSRALLIITVIALLVGWIYY from the exons ATGAGAATAGTGCCAGAAAAGCTGGTGTTCAAGG CTCCCCTTAATAAACAATCAACAGAGTATATAAAGCTCGAGAACGATGGTGAAAAGAGAGTTATATTTAAAGTGAGGACTAGTGCTCCCACAAAGTATTGTGTGAGGCCCAATGTGGCCATCATAGGTGCTCATGAAAGTGTAAATGTCCAAATTGTTTTCCTTGGATTACCCAAGTCAACCGCTGACGATGAAATGGACCAAAAACGAGACAAATTCTTGATCGTTACACTTCCTATCCCGGCAGCTTACCAAAACGTGGAGGATGGCGAGCTGTTGTCCGATTGGCCTAATCTGGAAGAGCAGTACAAAGATGACATAGTCTTCAAGAAgatcaaaatatttcacTCCGTGTTAccgaaaagaaaaccgTCTGGAAACCACGATGCAGAATCAGCAAGAGCGCCATCAGCAGGTAACGGGCAAAGTCTGAGTTCCAGAGCATTGCTTATCATCACCGTTATCGCATTGCTCGTCGGCTGGATATACTACTGA